The genomic segment TAATCCCAGATGAAATAGCGGGTGCGCATTCGAAGAGCGTATGATAGAACGGCACTCTCCATGTTGTCTTGGTGTTATTTCCGCCGAGTGTTGCCATACAGGAAGCAGGGATAGTGATTATTGTTTTTTCACCAAGAACCTTCATCGCTTGTCTCCCAGCGATTGCAGCTCCACAGCCTTTACAGCCGACATGTCCTTGTCCAAACAATTCCTCTTGCGGGAGGTTCTTGAAGTCGATCATCTTATTCCCTCCTTTACAGTCCGATCCATTCGGATCTATTTTTTTCGGCATCACTGCTTTCTGTATGCTCAACGGCCTCTTGGATTTCATTAACACCACATTTGCCGCCTCCGAGTCCGAGGATAACGCCGTTAATCACTTTGTTACCTTGGCCATAGGCTGCAGCTTTTATATCTGTTGCCAGAGCGCCGCCAACACCGAAGACAATATTTTTGTCAAGAACTGTGACATATTGGACCTTTTGTAGAAGCTCGAGAATGGCTGTGGTTGGGAACGGTCTCCACGTCTTGACTTTAACTAAACCCATTTTCTTTCCAAGTTTTCGCATTTCATCGACATAAAGTCTTGCAGTACTGACAATTGACCCCATGCAAACAAGGGCATGTTCAGCATCTTCTATCCGGTAACCTTCAACGAGGCCACTCGATTTAGCTCCAAATTCTTGATTGTATTCCTGAGCGACACTGGGGATTAGAGTCAAAGCTTGGAGCATCGCATCGTTTTGTCTATATTTATAATCTGAATAGAATTCTGGGCTAGTCACGGTATTAACTCCTCGGGGATTATTGATGTCAAGAGCAGGTTGACGATTCAAAGGAATATATGCGGTTACTTTTTCAGGGTTAGGTACAAATACCTCCTCTAATGTATGAGACTGGATATATCCCTCGTAATTGACCATAACTGGATTTCTGAGTTGCTCAGCGATTCTGAAGGCTTGGATTGTATTATCTAAAACATCCTGATTGTTTTCACAAAACAGTTGAATCCAACCGCTCGCTGCCTGCGAAACAGCATCGCCGTGCTCAGGGAAACGGCTATGAGGTGCAGATAAAGCCCTATTAGCCACACCCATAACGATGGGTTGGCGCAGGCCTGCTGCATGATAGGCGACCTCAGTCATAAGCAGCAATCCTTGAGAATTTGTTACTGTATAACTGCGAGCACCAGCCAAAGATGCACCCAGAACAGCAGCCAGTGCACTATGATCAGATTCTACCCTGATAAATTTACAATGGAGTTCTTCATCTTCAATGTATTTGCTCAGCCTTTCCATGGCTGGAAAAGCAGGGGTGATCGGGTAATAACCCAAGACTTCTATTTTAGCAAGCTTGGCTCCAAGGGCTGCAGCTTCACTTCCCGTGATGAGTACTTTATTCATTCCATCAACCTCCTTGCCTAAAAAACTCCTTTGGGCCCTATATATTCGGGAACCATTACAATGCCTTCACTTTCCTTGGCACAAATCCCGCAACCTCTACAGAATTTATAGTTAATTGCAATTCCGTTTTCGTCCAGGGAGAGAGCTCCATCCGGACAGTAAAGGACAACAATGGGATTCACCTTCGTTAGATCACTCATTTCAGGATGATTGATTCTTTGAATTTTCCCATTTGCTGCTTCTGCTAGTGCCCCTGGATCACCCGAGGGAACAATCGGCACGTTCTTAACTGCCATACTTATCCACCTCCTTACCGAAACTTTCTGTTGAACTTTACAGTATATATAAGCAAGAAGTATGCATTTAGAGATTCCAAACCGTTAGTAATGAGATCTCATCACTCAATACCCAGTAATTTATATGATTTAGAAAAAGGTTTATGTCCTTCTAAACTAAAAATAAACGCTGAATGTTTCTCAAGCGAAACATTCAGCGTTTTCTTCGTTGTACTCTTAATCCAATATTATCTTAGATGTTATCGAATGCTTGTTGTAGATCCTCGAGGATATCCTCAATATTTTCCAAGCCAACGGAGAGCCTAATTAATCCGGGGCTAATTCCAGCATCGACGAGTTGACTTTCTGTGAGTTGGCGATGGGTTGAACTGGCTGGGTGGAGTACAAGTGTACGAACATCAGCAACATGGACAACATTAGATGCGAGCGTTAAACTATCTATAAATTGAACCGCTGTTTCTTTTGTGCCTTTAATCGTAAATGAAATCACACCACTTGTGCCTAACGGTAAATACTTTTGGCTGAGTTGATGATAATAATCTCCTTCTAAAGCGGGATAGTTGACCCCTTCTACTTTATCCGATTGATTTAAAAACTCTGCGACACGTTTAGCGTTTTGACAATGTCTTTCCATCCGGACTGAGAGAGATTCGAGTCCTAAATTCAAGAGGAAAGCGGCATTGGCAGAGGGATATACGCCTAGGTCACGCATGAGTTGTACTCTAGCTTTGGTAATGTAGGCTGCCTTGCCAAAGTTTTCGGTGTAAATTACGCCATGATAAGAGTCATCTGGCTCGGTGAATTCAGGGAATTTACCATTTGCCCAATTAAAATTACCACTATCGACGATAACGCCACCGACTTGAATGGCATGTCCGTCCATATATTTGGTGGTAGAGTGGATGACAATATCCGCTCCAAACTCAATGGGACGACAGAGAATCGGCGTGGCAAAAGTATTGTCTACGATTAGTGGTACCTGATTGTTATGGGCTATGCGGGCAAATTTTTCAATATCCAAAACCGAAAGCGCTGGATTAGCAAGCGTTTCCCCAAAGACAGCTTTGGTATTGGGTCTGAATTCTTTTTGAATTTCTTCTTCAGAAGCGTCCTGATCCACAAAGGTGCACTCAATGCCAAAACGTTTGAAAGTTACGGAAAAAAGGTTGAACGAGCCTCCATATATTTTCGAAGCAGCGATAAAATGATCTCCGGCTTTCATGATATTCAGCATGCTGATTAAAGAAGCTGCTTGACCTGAGGTCGTACACAGTGCGCCAATCCCTCCTTCAAGGGCGGCAATTTTATCCTCAACCGCACCGACTGTAGGATTCGATATACGTGAATACATATGGCCATCTGTGGTTAGATCAAAGAGCTTTCCGACGTGTTCTGTTGAATCGTAGTTATAAGTTGTACTTTGATAAATCGGTAAGGCAAGTGGCTCTCCATTTTTAGGATGATAGCCTTCATGTAAACATTTCGTTTCAATTTTCATGTACCCACTCCTCATCTTAATCCTTCAGTAATATACAACTATTATCATAATTATAACTGTTTTATATAATACTCTATATTTAGAATGATTTCAAGTCAGTGGACATCTACTTTACAAAATTGCGCGGATTTTATTTGAATACCCTGTTCCAAAAATTTTTCTTCATATTCTGTCATAATATTTCCTTTAAAGTCGCTTTGATGTAAATTGTAAGTTCTAAATACTTCATTAAAGCCTTGGCTTTGAAAGTACTCAAGACTATCTGCAAAAAGGATTTCATCGTCTGTTTTAAGCCATACTTCACCGTTTTCTTTGAGAAAACGGTAATACATTTTTAAAAAGTTTGGATGCGTTAATCTTCGTTTATGATGCCTTTTGTTAGGCCAAGGATTGCAAAAGTTGATGTAGATCTTTTCTATCTCATCAGGTGCAAATATATCCCCGATATTTTCGATATACATGGGGATTATTCTTAAATGAGTCAGTTTGTTCTCATTTGCTTTTCTTAAGACATAGACTAATAATTCAGGATGAATATCGATTGCAATATAGTTGATTTTCGGATTTAACTTGGCCAGTTGAGCAATGAAACTACCTCGACCACATCCCAACTCAAGATGAATTGGGAAATCATTGTTGAAGCATTCGTTCCACTTTCCTTGGAACTCTGACGGGTTAAAGATGACCTTATTATCTTTTTCTAGTTCGGGCTTAGCCCACGGTTTTTTACGAAGTCTCATTTCAGGTTCTCCTTAATGGGTCTCTAATCGAATTTCTATTGATATTATAAGATTAATTGATTTGGTGCAAAACAATAATGATTTATGTTAATAAGGTGGTTTGAAAACATGAAACGAGTGATATTGGGATTATATAGCCTTTTAAGTGTGACGATTATCGTTAACGGGTTTGGAGAGATTAGCCAAAACGTATGGGGATCTTTTGGAATGTCGATGCTCACGCTAATCTTTATGACTTTACCCTTTCTTATCGAGAAGCGATTTAAACTCGAATTCCCCCGTGAATTCTTGAGCGTTTTGCTTCTCTTTTTCTATGCAAGTATGTTTCTGGGAACAGCCAATCATTTTTATACTCGGTTTTGGTGGTGGGACAAAATGCTTCATGGCTTTTCAGGGCTAATTTTCGCTAATCTCGGATTTTTGATTGCGATGTTTCTTCAGAACCGTGAAAAAATTGGCTCAGCTCTCAACCGCATTTTAGTAGCTCTTTTCGCCTTTTGTTTTTCTGTTGCTGCAGGGGCTGTCTGGGAAATCTATGAATACACAATGGATGAAATTTTTGGATTTCTATACCAAGGAGTGGGTATACACGACACCATGACCGATATCATCGCCGATG from the Desulfitobacterium metallireducens DSM 15288 genome contains:
- a CDS encoding pyruvate synthase; its protein translation is MNKVLITGSEAAALGAKLAKIEVLGYYPITPAFPAMERLSKYIEDEELHCKFIRVESDHSALAAVLGASLAGARSYTVTNSQGLLLMTEVAYHAAGLRQPIVMGVANRALSAPHSRFPEHGDAVSQAASGWIQLFCENNQDVLDNTIQAFRIAEQLRNPVMVNYEGYIQSHTLEEVFVPNPEKVTAYIPLNRQPALDINNPRGVNTVTSPEFYSDYKYRQNDAMLQALTLIPSVAQEYNQEFGAKSSGLVEGYRIEDAEHALVCMGSIVSTARLYVDEMRKLGKKMGLVKVKTWRPFPTTAILELLQKVQYVTVLDKNIVFGVGGALATDIKAAAYGQGNKVINGVILGLGGGKCGVNEIQEAVEHTESSDAEKNRSEWIGL
- a CDS encoding O-acetylhomoserine aminocarboxypropyltransferase/cysteine synthase family protein; this translates as MKIETKCLHEGYHPKNGEPLALPIYQSTTYNYDSTEHVGKLFDLTTDGHMYSRISNPTVGAVEDKIAALEGGIGALCTTSGQAASLISMLNIMKAGDHFIAASKIYGGSFNLFSVTFKRFGIECTFVDQDASEEEIQKEFRPNTKAVFGETLANPALSVLDIEKFARIAHNNQVPLIVDNTFATPILCRPIEFGADIVIHSTTKYMDGHAIQVGGVIVDSGNFNWANGKFPEFTEPDDSYHGVIYTENFGKAAYITKARVQLMRDLGVYPSANAAFLLNLGLESLSVRMERHCQNAKRVAEFLNQSDKVEGVNYPALEGDYYHQLSQKYLPLGTSGVISFTIKGTKETAVQFIDSLTLASNVVHVADVRTLVLHPASSTHRQLTESQLVDAGISPGLIRLSVGLENIEDILEDLQQAFDNI
- the trmB gene encoding tRNA (guanosine(46)-N7)-methyltransferase TrmB produces the protein MRLRKKPWAKPELEKDNKVIFNPSEFQGKWNECFNNDFPIHLELGCGRGSFIAQLAKLNPKINYIAIDIHPELLVYVLRKANENKLTHLRIIPMYIENIGDIFAPDEIEKIYINFCNPWPNKRHHKRRLTHPNFLKMYYRFLKENGEVWLKTDDEILFADSLEYFQSQGFNEVFRTYNLHQSDFKGNIMTEYEEKFLEQGIQIKSAQFCKVDVH